One genomic region from Salvia hispanica cultivar TCC Black 2014 chromosome 2, UniMelb_Shisp_WGS_1.0, whole genome shotgun sequence encodes:
- the LOC125205517 gene encoding uncharacterized protein LOC125205517 — translation MAVVEFLGMPVSWAMVIGIIQYLGPVWFAFFLGIIVGWVWKPRWATLALGNCKFDFSSPPSPSALFRGLVSAQSLDSCKDGTASCSLDKEQMAITPMIDTAVCSQSDMGKEDHPLITNEDLEHLCHLVERKDGGPPWKHMMECSAHDMSYQAWQRDPQSGPPQYCSRTVYENATPELVRDFFWDDDFRLKWDNMLTHASILEECPTTGIMVVHWIRKFPFFCSDREYIIGRRIWESGRSYYCVTKGVPSSLPRKDKPRRVDVLYSSWFIQAVESRKGDGQLSACEVILFHHEDMGIPWEIAKFGVRQGMWGLVKNIHRGFRAYQKHRASGAPLSRHAFMAQINTKLDPDYLKTLEDEEVPAQTQLVDSADGKAKGMKIPKLLIIGGAITVACSLDRGLLTKTLIFGVARKLGNMGGRPCR, via the exons atgGCGGTGGTGGAGTTTTTGGGGATGCCGGTGAGCTGGGCGATGGTAATTGGAATAATTCAGTATTTGGGGCCGGTTTGGTTTGCATTTTTTCTGGGTATAATTGTGGGGTGGGTTTGGAAACCTAGGTGGGCGACTTTGGCTTTGGGGAAttgtaaatttgatttttcgtCGCCGCCGTCGCCTTCTGCTCTTTTTAGAGGGTTGGTTTCAGCTCAGAGTTTGGATTCTTGTAAGGATGGGACTGCAAGTTGTAGCTTGGATAAGGAGCAAATGGCGATAACACCAATGATTGACACTGCTGTTTGCAG TCAATCCGATATGGGCAAAGAAGACCACCCACTTATTACAAACGAGGATTTGGAACATTTATGCCATCTTGTTGAGAGGAAAGATGGAGGACCCCCTTGGAAGCATATGATGGAGTGTTCAGCACATGATATGAGCTACCAAGCATGGCAGAGAGATCCTCAG agTGGCCCTCCTCAATATTGTAGCAGAACTGTTTATGAAAATGCAACTCCAGAATTAGTGAGAGACTTTTTCTGGGATGATGATTTCCGATTAAAATGGGATAATATGCTCACACATGCCTCTATTCTAGAAGAATGCCCGACCACAGGGATTATGGTGGTTCACTGGATTCGCAAG TTCCCTTTCTTCTGCAGTGACAGAGAATACATAATAGGACGGAGAATATGGGAATCGGGAAGATCATATTACTGCGTGACTAAG GGAGTTCCCTCATCCCTTCCAAGGAAAGACAAACCAAGGCGCGTTGATGTTCTATACTCAAGTTGGTTCATTCAAGCAG TGGAATCAAGGAAAGGAGATGGACAGCTGTCCGCGTGCGAGGTGATACTCTTCCATCATGAAGACATGGGCATCCCGTGGGAGATAGCGAAATTTGGCGTGCGGCAAGGGATGTGGGGGCTGGTGAAGAACATTCACCGTGGTTTCAGAGCTTACCAGAAACACAGAGCATCAGGAGCGCCCCTCTCTCGCCACGCTTTCATGGCTCAGATTAACACAAAGCTCGACCCCGACTACCTGAAAACGCTGGAAGACGAGGAAGTGCCGGCACAGACACAATTAGTGGACTCAGCTGATGGCAAGGCGAAGGGCATGAAGATACCGAAGCTTCTGATAATCGGAGGTGCAATCACAGTTGCCTGCAGCCTCGACAGGGGACTCCTGACGAAGACGCTCATATTTGGTGTCGCGAGAAAGCTGGGAAATATGGGAGGACGACCATGCCGCTGA